The proteins below are encoded in one region of Tomitella fengzijianii:
- a CDS encoding type II toxin-antitoxin system Phd/YefM family antitoxin, translating into MKAISSTKAKARLNALLAEVEMTGRPVMITSRGRPVAVLSPAAERSRTFGALSGMKIPARFDDPLTDAELAQWEGAAG; encoded by the coding sequence ATGAAGGCGATCAGCAGCACCAAGGCCAAGGCGCGGCTCAACGCGCTGCTCGCGGAGGTGGAGATGACCGGCCGCCCGGTGATGATCACCAGCCGCGGTCGGCCCGTGGCGGTGTTGTCGCCGGCGGCGGAGCGGTCCCGCACGTTCGGTGCGCTGAGCGGCATGAAGATTCCTGCCAGGTTCGACGACCCGCTCACCGACGCCGAGCTGGCACAGTGGGAGGGCGCTGCCGGGTGA
- a CDS encoding type II toxin-antitoxin system VapC family toxin: MTSILLDTNALLWLAAAPDRLGPVAHAVLSDCRHEVFVSAVSGWEISIRTASGRLNGDRLLASWAETMSAMGIDDIAVEWADGAMAGRLPWEHRDPFDRMIVAQAARRGWTIATSDRVMHAGALAPMLDTRI, from the coding sequence GTGACGTCGATCCTGCTCGACACGAACGCGCTACTGTGGCTCGCCGCCGCGCCCGATCGCCTGGGGCCGGTGGCGCACGCCGTGCTGTCCGACTGCCGCCACGAGGTGTTCGTCTCGGCCGTGTCCGGGTGGGAGATCTCCATCAGGACAGCGTCGGGGCGGCTCAACGGTGACCGGCTGCTGGCGTCGTGGGCGGAGACGATGAGCGCCATGGGTATCGACGACATCGCGGTGGAGTGGGCCGACGGCGCCATGGCTGGGCGATTGCCATGGGAGCACCGTGATCCATTCGACCGGATGATCGTGGCGCAGGCCGCACGGCGCGGCTGGACGATCGCCACGAGCGACCGCGTAATGCACGCCGGCGCACTCGCACCCATGCTCGACACACGGATCTGA
- a CDS encoding 3'(2'),5'-bisphosphate nucleotidase CysQ yields the protein MSAHTNDPVADAALAADIAESTGKLLLELRSDSSAIDPYVLRDSGDREAHEYIMGRLAEHFPDDAVLSEEGTDSGARLTAERTWIVDPLDGTNEYGLLDHNDWAVHIALVVGHRAVLGAVAVPALGVTYSSGTVSPVPPMLGDKPRMIISRNRRNDRVTRIADALGAEVLRKGSAGAKAMAVVRGDADIYAHAGGMYEWDSCAPVAVAQAAGLHTSRIDGSPIRYNAEDPWLPDLLICRPELAEKAIAAARV from the coding sequence ATGAGCGCGCACACCAACGATCCGGTCGCCGACGCGGCGCTCGCCGCGGATATCGCGGAGAGCACCGGAAAGCTGCTGCTGGAACTGCGCTCCGACTCGTCGGCCATCGACCCCTACGTGCTGCGCGACAGCGGCGACCGCGAAGCGCACGAGTACATCATGGGGCGTCTGGCAGAGCACTTCCCCGATGACGCAGTCCTGTCCGAGGAGGGCACGGACTCCGGCGCGCGGCTGACGGCCGAACGCACGTGGATCGTCGACCCGCTCGACGGCACCAACGAGTACGGGCTGCTCGATCACAACGACTGGGCGGTGCACATCGCGCTCGTCGTGGGCCACCGTGCCGTACTCGGCGCCGTCGCCGTGCCCGCGCTGGGGGTGACGTACAGCAGCGGCACCGTATCGCCCGTGCCGCCCATGCTGGGCGACAAGCCGCGCATGATCATCAGCCGGAATCGGCGCAACGACCGGGTCACACGGATAGCCGACGCGCTCGGCGCCGAGGTGCTGAGGAAGGGCTCGGCCGGCGCCAAGGCGATGGCGGTGGTGCGCGGCGACGCCGACATCTACGCGCACGCCGGCGGGATGTACGAGTGGGACTCGTGCGCACCGGTGGCCGTGGCGCAAGCGGCGGGGCTGCACACCTCGCGCATCGACGGCTCCCCCATCCGGTACAACGCCGAGGACCCGTGGCTGCCGGACCTGCTCATCTGCCGGCCGGAACTCGCGGAGAAGGCGATCGCGGCAGCGAGGGTCTGA
- a CDS encoding serine hydrolase domain-containing protein, which produces MAAHRRALTTVAVLAAVAAAAGACTTTPQPIPGAAPTVTGPSSTPEPAPGQVAGVPIPDGRIDHAVGRLDAIAADAMAAPDVTGMAIAVVHDGAVVFERGYGTTTAPAGAPAPDAGSSGAGGSEVDKDTVFPVGALSAPVSATVVATQLTGGRSWSTPVRELMPQFAVADPYVSEHATVGDMFAGTSGLPEDAGTGAARIGVDRQSFLGRLDALPLAGFRTSARPGALGPTIAGEAAARAAGTDWATLSDRSLFHRLGMESTSYRSRDFAADTDSSASALVAADGTVTPVDRAWADAVAPARGLTSSVHDMAAWMRVVLAGGMSQGLPVIPAEPLSAALSPQAVAPDTEPANAVDARGVARGFGFNVTDSAAGRVVITGGGAAGPDAAGGPDSAMTLIPSAGIGIVTLTDAVSTPARPVAAAQVVNAEFTDLVQFGDVQRDWKAWFTGTPSAGAGAPSTSTAGPSGGSPAPGRISGSQENAPLPAFDGVYTNPFYGEATVRTSNDTTTLTVGTAPETYRLTRTGDTAFAVTPADPAAPRAEVFLRAHPDAAVSFDGDALTIGFLDQAGAFRR; this is translated from the coding sequence ATGGCCGCGCACCGCCGTGCGCTGACGACGGTCGCGGTGCTGGCCGCGGTCGCCGCGGCGGCGGGCGCGTGCACCACCACCCCCCAGCCGATCCCCGGGGCCGCGCCCACCGTCACCGGGCCGTCGTCCACGCCGGAGCCGGCACCCGGGCAGGTCGCGGGCGTGCCGATCCCCGACGGCCGCATCGACCACGCCGTGGGCAGGCTCGACGCCATCGCCGCCGACGCCATGGCAGCGCCGGATGTGACGGGGATGGCGATCGCCGTGGTGCACGACGGTGCAGTCGTGTTCGAGCGGGGTTACGGCACGACCACCGCGCCCGCGGGCGCGCCTGCGCCGGACGCCGGATCGTCGGGCGCGGGCGGGTCGGAGGTGGACAAGGACACGGTGTTCCCGGTGGGCGCCCTGTCCGCTCCGGTGTCCGCCACCGTCGTCGCCACCCAGTTGACCGGGGGCCGGTCCTGGTCGACCCCCGTCCGCGAGCTGATGCCGCAGTTCGCGGTAGCCGATCCGTACGTGTCCGAGCACGCCACCGTGGGCGACATGTTCGCGGGGACGTCCGGGCTGCCCGAGGACGCCGGCACCGGGGCGGCGCGCATCGGTGTGGACCGGCAGTCGTTCCTGGGCCGCCTGGATGCGCTGCCGCTGGCCGGATTCCGCACGTCGGCCCGGCCCGGAGCCCTGGGCCCGACGATCGCGGGCGAGGCCGCGGCGCGCGCTGCCGGCACGGACTGGGCGACGCTCTCCGATAGGAGCCTGTTCCACCGGCTCGGCATGGAGTCGACCAGCTACCGGTCACGCGACTTCGCCGCCGACACCGACAGTTCCGCATCTGCCCTCGTCGCCGCGGACGGCACCGTCACCCCGGTGGACCGCGCCTGGGCGGACGCCGTCGCACCCGCGCGGGGCCTGACGTCATCGGTGCACGACATGGCGGCCTGGATGAGGGTCGTCCTCGCCGGCGGAATGAGCCAGGGCCTCCCCGTCATCCCCGCGGAGCCGCTGTCCGCCGCGCTCTCGCCGCAGGCGGTAGCACCGGACACGGAACCCGCGAACGCCGTGGACGCGCGCGGCGTCGCGCGCGGATTCGGATTCAACGTGACCGACTCGGCCGCCGGCAGGGTCGTCATCACCGGCGGCGGAGCCGCGGGCCCCGACGCGGCGGGCGGCCCGGATTCCGCCATGACCCTGATCCCGTCGGCCGGCATCGGCATCGTCACGCTGACCGACGCCGTGTCGACTCCCGCCCGGCCCGTCGCGGCGGCGCAGGTGGTCAACGCCGAGTTCACGGACCTGGTCCAGTTCGGCGACGTGCAACGCGACTGGAAGGCATGGTTCACCGGGACCCCGTCCGCGGGTGCAGGAGCCCCGTCGACCAGCACTGCGGGGCCCTCCGGCGGCAGTCCGGCGCCGGGGAGAATCAGCGGGTCCCAGGAAAATGCACCGCTGCCCGCGTTCGACGGCGTCTACACCAACCCCTTCTACGGCGAGGCCACCGTCCGCACGAGCAACGACACCACGACGCTCACCGTGGGTACGGCACCGGAGACGTACCGATTGACGCGCACCGGCGACACCGCATTCGCCGTCACCCCGGCCGACCCTGCAGCACCCAGGGCCGAGGTCTTCCTCCGCGCGCACCCGGATGCGGCGGTGTCGTTCGACGGGGACGCGCTGACGATCGGCTTCTTGGACCAGGCGGGCGCCTTCCGCCGCTGA
- a CDS encoding carbon-nitrogen hydrolase family protein, which produces MTGGERASAPGPARSETVLAAAVQLDARIADVDHNLRRCEELADDAGARGARIIALPEFFTTGIAFEPALSHAALPPGGSATALLQRLAVRHHALVGGSFLCRDDDGEVRNAYFLAGPDGALLGRHDKDLPTMWENSFYIGGGDPGLIGLPPDAFGGMSAAPTAGAAVCWELMRTGTARRLRGRVDLMMTGSGWWTVPQWRPRGLFERWEARNEATARRAAADFSRYVGAPLVHAAHCGPVDCRMPWTPLRYRGRLEGATLIADSHGHVLAERTRDEGPGVVTAPITVGRTRPGESLPRRYWLHRRGPLPTAAWHYQRAHGRGYYAAHTRTPAEEDREWPRTAVR; this is translated from the coding sequence ATGACGGGGGGCGAGCGGGCATCCGCGCCGGGTCCTGCACGGAGCGAGACGGTCCTGGCGGCGGCCGTGCAATTGGACGCGCGCATCGCGGACGTGGACCACAATCTGCGTCGCTGCGAGGAACTCGCCGACGACGCGGGCGCCCGGGGCGCACGCATCATCGCGCTGCCCGAGTTCTTCACCACCGGCATCGCGTTCGAACCCGCGCTCTCGCATGCCGCGCTGCCGCCCGGCGGGTCCGCCACCGCGCTGCTGCAACGGCTCGCGGTCCGGCATCACGCGCTGGTGGGCGGCTCCTTCTTGTGCCGCGACGACGACGGCGAGGTGCGCAACGCGTATTTCCTCGCAGGCCCGGACGGCGCGCTGCTCGGCCGGCACGACAAGGACCTGCCCACGATGTGGGAGAACTCCTTCTACATCGGCGGCGGCGACCCGGGGCTCATCGGCCTTCCGCCGGATGCCTTCGGCGGCATGTCCGCCGCTCCGACGGCAGGGGCGGCGGTGTGCTGGGAGTTGATGCGCACCGGCACCGCCCGGCGGCTGCGCGGGCGGGTGGACCTGATGATGACGGGCTCGGGATGGTGGACGGTGCCGCAGTGGCGTCCCCGCGGCCTGTTCGAGCGTTGGGAGGCGCGCAACGAGGCCACGGCCCGCCGCGCCGCCGCCGACTTCTCCCGCTACGTCGGCGCGCCGTTGGTGCATGCGGCCCACTGCGGACCCGTCGACTGCCGAATGCCGTGGACCCCGCTGCGGTACCGCGGGCGGCTCGAGGGGGCAACGCTCATCGCCGACTCCCACGGGCACGTACTGGCCGAGCGCACTCGCGACGAGGGCCCGGGCGTGGTGACCGCCCCGATCACGGTGGGGCGGACCCGCCCGGGCGAGTCGCTTCCCCGGCGCTACTGGCTGCACCGGCGCGGGCCCCTGCCCACGGCCGCCTGGCACTATCAACGTGCGCACGGCCGCGGGTACTACGCCGCGCACACCAGAACGCCGGCGGAGGAGGATCGCGAATGGCCGCGCACCGCCGTGCGCTGA
- a CDS encoding class II fumarate hydratase has protein sequence MSDDAAGFRIEHDTMGEVQVPIDALWRAQTQRAVENFPISGRGLERSQIRALGLLKAACARVNKELGLLDPPQADAIIAAAEEIAAGRHDDQFPIDVFQTGSGTSSNMNTNEVIASLAAAAGVTVHPNDHVNMSQSSNDTFPTAVHVAAAETAVHTLIPALEHLEGALADKATEWWTVVKSGRTHLMDAVPVTLGQEFSGYARQVQAGIERVRAALPRLGELPIGGTAVGTGLNAPDDFGVRVVEDLRRTAELDVLSTAVNSFEAQAARDGLVEVSGALRAVAVSLTKIANDVRWMGSGPLTGLAEIRLPDLQPGSSIMPGKVNPVLPEAVTQVAAQVVGNDAAVAWAGAGGAFEINVYIPVMARNVLESLRLLSNVSRLFADRCIAGLEADEEHLREQAESSPSIVTPLNSAIGYESAAKVAKKALADKTTIRQAVIDSGLVPDRISEEELDRRLDVLAMTRAELGESAHGE, from the coding sequence ATGAGCGACGACGCGGCCGGGTTCCGGATCGAGCACGACACCATGGGCGAGGTGCAGGTGCCCATCGACGCATTGTGGCGGGCGCAGACCCAGCGCGCAGTCGAGAACTTCCCCATCAGCGGGCGCGGCCTCGAGCGCTCGCAGATCCGTGCCCTGGGCCTGCTCAAAGCGGCCTGCGCCCGGGTCAACAAAGAGCTGGGCCTGCTGGACCCGCCCCAGGCGGACGCCATCATCGCGGCCGCCGAGGAGATCGCGGCGGGGCGCCATGACGACCAGTTCCCCATCGACGTGTTCCAGACCGGCTCCGGCACCAGTTCCAACATGAATACCAACGAGGTCATCGCCTCCCTCGCCGCCGCAGCCGGGGTGACCGTGCACCCCAACGACCACGTCAACATGTCGCAGTCGTCCAACGACACCTTCCCCACCGCCGTCCACGTCGCTGCGGCGGAGACGGCCGTGCACACCCTCATCCCCGCTCTCGAGCACCTCGAGGGGGCGCTCGCCGACAAGGCCACCGAGTGGTGGACCGTCGTCAAGTCCGGCCGCACGCACCTGATGGACGCCGTGCCGGTCACGCTGGGCCAGGAGTTCAGCGGCTACGCACGCCAGGTGCAGGCGGGCATCGAGCGGGTCCGCGCCGCGCTCCCCCGCCTCGGTGAACTCCCCATCGGCGGCACTGCGGTGGGCACCGGGCTCAATGCGCCCGACGATTTCGGCGTCCGCGTCGTCGAGGATCTCCGCCGCACCGCTGAGCTCGACGTCCTGTCCACCGCGGTCAACTCGTTCGAGGCGCAGGCCGCCCGTGACGGCCTGGTGGAGGTGTCCGGCGCGCTGCGCGCCGTCGCGGTGTCGTTGACCAAGATCGCCAACGACGTCCGGTGGATGGGGTCTGGGCCTCTGACCGGGCTCGCGGAGATCCGCCTGCCGGATCTGCAGCCCGGCAGCTCGATCATGCCCGGCAAGGTCAACCCGGTCCTGCCGGAGGCGGTCACGCAGGTGGCGGCGCAGGTGGTCGGCAACGACGCCGCCGTCGCATGGGCCGGCGCGGGCGGGGCCTTCGAGATCAACGTGTACATCCCCGTGATGGCCCGCAACGTCCTCGAATCTCTCCGGCTGCTCTCGAACGTGTCACGGCTGTTCGCCGACAGGTGCATTGCAGGACTCGAGGCCGACGAGGAGCACCTGCGCGAACAGGCGGAGAGCTCCCCGTCCATCGTCACCCCGCTGAACTCCGCCATCGGCTACGAGAGCGCCGCCAAGGTCGCCAAGAAGGCGCTCGCCGACAAGACGACGATCCGGCAGGCCGTCATCGACAGCGGCCTGGTCCCGGATCGGATCAGCGAGGAGGAACTCGACCGCCGGCTGGACGTGCTCGCGATGACCCGCGCCGAGCTGGGCGAGTCCGCCCACGGCGAATGA
- a CDS encoding LppP/LprE family lipoprotein, which produces MRTSDDHRPAVRERRGPSAAAAAVRHPVAVASALALAGLLAGCGSGGGGPAEGTASPVASGVQATETAAGTTLQSSPTPAVTDGSGAHAGSSPGEAAPAPVAGPSAAPAGGGSGGGPQCGVDPSAPAIAQAVQTLSQNQPSRYGWTYVGESNYDPCVDLSYAMAETPGATASSPMQLMLFHQGAYVGTGTLCAMPYTSVIGTADDEVDVRYRWLRGDEASADPSGEATTSYVWTGDGVRMTRPLPEEAQVSC; this is translated from the coding sequence ATGCGTACTTCGGACGATCACCGGCCCGCGGTGCGGGAGCGCCGCGGGCCATCGGCGGCGGCCGCCGCGGTCCGGCACCCGGTTGCCGTCGCGTCGGCGCTGGCGCTGGCCGGGCTGCTGGCGGGCTGCGGTTCGGGCGGTGGCGGCCCGGCGGAGGGGACGGCATCCCCGGTCGCCTCGGGCGTGCAGGCCACCGAGACCGCGGCGGGGACGACGCTGCAGTCGTCCCCGACGCCGGCAGTCACGGACGGGAGTGGAGCGCACGCAGGTTCCTCGCCGGGCGAGGCGGCGCCGGCACCCGTTGCGGGCCCGTCCGCCGCGCCGGCGGGCGGCGGATCCGGCGGCGGGCCGCAGTGCGGCGTGGACCCCTCGGCGCCGGCGATCGCGCAGGCCGTCCAGACGCTCTCGCAGAATCAGCCGTCGCGCTACGGCTGGACCTATGTGGGGGAGTCGAACTACGACCCGTGCGTCGACCTCAGCTATGCGATGGCCGAAACCCCCGGGGCCACCGCGTCCTCGCCGATGCAGCTGATGCTGTTCCACCAGGGCGCGTACGTGGGGACCGGGACGCTGTGCGCGATGCCATACACGTCGGTGATCGGAACGGCCGACGATGAGGTCGACGTCCGATACCGGTGGCTCCGGGGCGACGAGGCCTCGGCGGATCCGTCCGGCGAAGCGACCACGAGTTACGTCTGGACCGGCGACGGCGTCCGCATGACGCGGCCGCTTCCGGAGGAGGCGCAGGTCAGCTGCTGA
- a CDS encoding TetR family transcriptional regulator yields MTSRPESTRDRLLTAGEHLFARHGIDGTLTRQIVAAAGQGNDSAVNYHFGSRHGLLQAIIARHMDAIEARQPPGALPRDSGGLVDVIVRPVSGELQSPSGRDFLRITAQLAGDSGVATRRMPQPLRYSSVGTQLDALADVLLRALPEPMVRERLAMLIGMLTAVLADRARRIDEDAAVLLPHEDFVDTAVAMLAAAVQAPLRPDVATVPQVSS; encoded by the coding sequence ATGACGTCTCGCCCCGAAAGCACGCGCGACAGACTGCTCACGGCCGGCGAGCACCTCTTCGCACGCCACGGCATCGACGGCACGTTGACCCGGCAGATCGTCGCGGCCGCCGGGCAGGGCAACGATTCCGCGGTCAATTACCACTTCGGTTCCCGGCACGGACTGCTGCAGGCGATCATCGCCCGGCACATGGATGCCATCGAGGCCCGCCAGCCGCCCGGCGCCCTGCCGCGCGACTCCGGCGGCCTGGTGGACGTCATCGTCCGCCCGGTCTCCGGCGAGCTGCAGTCGCCGTCCGGCAGGGACTTCCTCCGCATCACCGCGCAGCTTGCCGGCGATTCCGGGGTCGCGACCCGGCGGATGCCGCAGCCGCTGCGGTACAGCTCCGTCGGCACCCAGCTCGATGCGCTCGCCGACGTCCTTCTCCGCGCACTTCCCGAGCCGATGGTGCGCGAGCGGCTGGCCATGCTCATCGGCATGCTCACCGCGGTGCTGGCCGACCGCGCGCGCCGCATCGACGAGGATGCGGCGGTACTGCTCCCGCACGAGGACTTCGTCGACACCGCAGTGGCGATGCTCGCCGCCGCCGTCCAGGCGCCGCTGCGACCGGACGTCGCCACTGTGCCGCAGGTCAGCAGCTGA
- a CDS encoding cytochrome P450 codes for MTAAARPRIYDPFDAGFQADPYPAYRVLRDDDPVHRHDDPPFWALSRFEDIWRAVRDNASFSSEQGLTFYPDEIGTLGLAPTIVMLDPPRHTRLRSLIAKGFTPHRVMSMEPDIRAFVRARLDAITERAAGGEPVDLHREFSSPIPTFVLAELFDLPGGDRGRFDPWVRALTAIQDGGFDLEAMDAKDAVAEMFGYFSELITARRANPGDDMISVLTQAELDGERLTDWDILGFCFVLVAGGNDTTGNLISHGVMLLDSDHRQREMVAADKDLIPGALLEFLRLEGSVQGLARTTLKPVRIHGVEIPEGQKVMMLYGSANRDEREFGPDADLLDVTRTISRHLGFSSGVHFCIGSHLARLQARIAFEELLARHPHVGVDLDRSERLRSAFTRGWVHLPATGLDGA; via the coding sequence ATGACAGCAGCCGCCCGCCCCCGCATCTACGATCCGTTCGACGCGGGCTTCCAAGCGGACCCGTATCCCGCCTACCGCGTGCTGCGGGACGACGATCCCGTGCACCGGCACGACGACCCTCCGTTCTGGGCGCTCTCGCGCTTCGAGGACATCTGGCGCGCGGTCCGCGACAACGCGTCGTTCTCGTCGGAGCAGGGGCTGACGTTCTATCCGGACGAGATCGGCACTCTGGGTCTGGCCCCGACCATCGTCATGCTCGATCCGCCCCGGCACACGCGCCTGCGCAGTCTCATCGCCAAGGGGTTCACGCCGCACCGGGTCATGTCCATGGAGCCGGACATCCGCGCCTTCGTTCGCGCGCGGCTGGACGCGATCACCGAACGTGCGGCGGGGGGCGAGCCGGTGGACCTGCACCGCGAGTTCTCCTCGCCCATACCGACGTTCGTGCTCGCGGAGCTGTTCGACCTGCCCGGCGGCGACCGCGGGCGGTTCGACCCGTGGGTGCGCGCGCTCACCGCCATCCAGGACGGGGGCTTCGATCTGGAGGCGATGGACGCCAAGGACGCGGTGGCGGAGATGTTCGGGTACTTCTCCGAGCTGATCACGGCGCGGCGTGCGAACCCGGGCGACGACATGATCAGCGTGCTCACGCAGGCGGAGCTGGACGGCGAGAGACTCACCGACTGGGACATCCTGGGCTTCTGCTTCGTGCTGGTGGCCGGCGGCAACGACACCACGGGCAATCTCATCAGCCACGGGGTGATGCTGCTCGACTCGGACCACCGCCAGCGCGAGATGGTCGCGGCGGACAAGGACCTCATCCCCGGGGCGTTGCTGGAGTTCCTGCGCTTGGAGGGCTCGGTGCAGGGGCTCGCCCGCACCACCCTCAAGCCCGTCCGCATCCACGGCGTCGAGATCCCGGAGGGGCAGAAGGTGATGATGCTCTACGGGTCGGCCAACCGCGACGAGCGGGAGTTCGGGCCCGACGCGGACCTGCTCGACGTGACCAGGACGATCTCGCGGCATCTGGGGTTCAGCAGCGGCGTGCACTTCTGCATCGGGTCGCACCTGGCGAGATTGCAGGCGCGCATCGCCTTCGAGGAACTGCTGGCCCGGCACCCCCACGTGGGAGTGGACCTGGACCGCTCGGAACGCCTGCGCTCGGCCTTCACCCGCGGCTGGGTCCATCTGCCCGCCACCGGACTCGACGGGGCGTGA
- the glpX gene encoding class II fructose-bisphosphatase, with product MTTSAQPTHREAPDRNLAMELVRVTESAAMAAGRWVGRGDKEGGDGAAVDAMRHMISSVSMHGVVVIGEGEKDEAPMLFNGEEVGNGDGPDCDVAVDPIDGTTLMAKGMPNSIAVLACAERGAMFDPSAVFYMEKIAVGPDAADVIDITAPTAENIRRVAKTKHSDVSDVTVCILDRPRHAQLIQDVRDTGARIRLISDGDVAGAIAAARPDSGVDMLVGIGGTPEGIIAAAALRCMGGALHGRLAPTDDAERQKAIDAGHDVSRVLTTEELVTGENIFFCATGVTDGDLLRGVRYRAGGATTQSIVMRSKSGTVRMIDAQHRLAKLREYTTPDFQH from the coding sequence ATGACGACCAGCGCGCAGCCCACCCACCGTGAGGCCCCGGACCGCAACCTCGCCATGGAACTGGTCCGGGTGACGGAGTCCGCGGCGATGGCCGCAGGTCGCTGGGTGGGACGCGGCGACAAGGAGGGCGGCGACGGCGCCGCGGTCGACGCGATGCGGCACATGATCAGCTCCGTGTCCATGCACGGCGTGGTCGTCATCGGCGAGGGCGAGAAGGACGAAGCCCCCATGCTGTTCAACGGCGAAGAGGTCGGCAACGGCGACGGACCGGACTGCGACGTGGCGGTGGACCCCATCGACGGGACCACCCTCATGGCCAAGGGCATGCCGAACTCCATCGCCGTCCTGGCGTGCGCCGAGCGCGGCGCGATGTTCGACCCGTCCGCCGTGTTCTACATGGAGAAGATCGCCGTGGGGCCCGACGCCGCTGATGTCATCGACATCACCGCGCCGACCGCCGAGAACATTCGCCGGGTGGCCAAGACCAAGCATTCGGATGTCTCGGATGTCACGGTGTGCATCCTGGATCGGCCCCGGCACGCGCAGCTCATCCAGGACGTCCGCGACACGGGTGCGCGCATCCGCCTGATCTCCGACGGCGACGTGGCCGGCGCCATCGCCGCCGCGCGCCCGGACTCCGGGGTGGACATGCTGGTGGGCATCGGTGGCACGCCTGAGGGCATCATCGCCGCGGCGGCGCTGCGCTGCATGGGCGGCGCGCTGCACGGCCGCCTGGCACCCACCGACGACGCCGAGCGCCAGAAGGCAATCGACGCCGGGCACGACGTGTCGCGGGTCCTCACCACCGAAGAGCTGGTGACGGGCGAGAACATCTTCTTCTGCGCCACCGGCGTCACCGACGGCGATCTGCTGCGCGGGGTGCGCTACCGCGCGGGCGGGGCCACCACGCAGTCCATCGTCATGCGGTCCAAGTCCGGCACGGTGCGGATGATCGACGCGCAGCACCGGCTCGCCAAGCTGCGCGAGTACACCACCCCGGACTTCCAGCACTGA
- a CDS encoding DUF4245 domain-containing protein, with protein MAADKPRLFHSNRDLALSLIPLVIICLVVAGLAGQCSFSPGGPSQGQIPQYDAGPVLRTDATTYQFPIRLPDTPEGWHTNSGGNDPIDGNDGGIAIRVGYITGTGDYLEMVQTNARPAAVVRFMVDENRPATGSEQVAGVDWTVYAREDAETVWVADRGDVRWAMTGRAGEADLRRMATALAQAPPLPSE; from the coding sequence GTGGCAGCCGACAAGCCGAGACTCTTCCATAGCAACCGCGACCTGGCGCTGTCGCTCATCCCCCTGGTCATCATCTGTCTGGTGGTCGCGGGGCTGGCGGGGCAGTGCTCGTTCAGCCCCGGCGGGCCGTCCCAGGGGCAGATTCCCCAGTACGACGCGGGTCCGGTACTGCGGACCGACGCGACGACCTACCAGTTCCCCATCCGGTTGCCGGACACCCCGGAGGGGTGGCACACGAACTCCGGCGGAAACGACCCGATCGACGGCAACGACGGCGGCATCGCCATCCGGGTGGGGTACATCACCGGCACCGGCGACTACCTCGAGATGGTGCAGACCAACGCCCGACCCGCGGCGGTCGTCCGCTTCATGGTGGACGAGAACCGCCCGGCGACCGGAAGCGAACAGGTCGCCGGCGTCGACTGGACCGTGTACGCCCGGGAGGATGCCGAGACCGTCTGGGTGGCGGACCGCGGCGACGTCCGCTGGGCGATGACGGGCCGGGCAGGCGAGGCCGACCTGCGCCGGATGGCGACTGCACTCGCGCAGGCGCCGCCGCTGCCGTCCGAATGA
- a CDS encoding exodeoxyribonuclease VII small subunit, which yields MNASETPVEDLGYEQARDELVDVVRVLEQGGLDLDASLALWERGEKLAKRCEFHLDGARRRIETALQGDAPDEPGQDSE from the coding sequence GTGAACGCATCTGAGACGCCCGTGGAAGATCTCGGCTACGAACAGGCACGCGACGAGCTGGTCGACGTGGTGCGCGTGCTGGAACAGGGCGGCCTGGACCTCGACGCCTCGCTCGCTTTGTGGGAGCGGGGCGAAAAACTGGCGAAGCGCTGCGAGTTCCATCTCGACGGCGCACGGCGGCGCATCGAGACGGCGCTGCAGGGGGACGCCCCGGACGAACCCGGCCAGGACTCGGAGTAG